The sequence GTGAAGCGAAAACGCAACCCGCAGGAAAGCCGCGCGAGCAAAGGGCAATCAAACAAAGCGGAAAGGAAAAGCAGAAATGCCAAGCACAAAAGATTTGAAAGCAAAACAACGTGAAGAGCTGCTCAGCGCGTTGCAAGCCCGTTTTGAGAAAAACATGAACCGCCACCCAGGCCTTGAATGGGCCAAAGTGCAGGCACGGTTGGAAGCGAATCCTGAAAGACTCTGGTCGCTCCATGAAATGGAAAGAACCGGCGGTGAACCCGATGTTGTGGGTTATGATAAAAACACAGGCGAGTACATTTTTTATGATTGCTCCGCTGAAAGCCCCAAAGGCCGCAGAAGTGTTTGTTACGACCGCGAAGCGCTGGAGTCGAGGAAGGAACATAAGCCCAAAGACAGCGCCATGGGCATGGCAGCGGCCATGGGCATCGAGCTTTTGACGGAAGAACAATATCGCGAGCTGCAGCAGCTCGGCGAGTTCGATACGAAAACCTCGAGCTGGGTGCAAACACCTTCGGATATTCGAAAGCTCGGCGGCGCGCTTTTTTGTGATCGCCGCTACGGCCACGTCTTCGTGTATCACAACGGCGCGGAATCCTACTATGCCGCGAGAGGATTTCGTGGTTCGCTGAGGGTTTAAGCGAATTAAATGATCAAAGT is a genomic window of candidate division KSB1 bacterium containing:
- a CDS encoding DUF4256 domain-containing protein, whose translation is MPSTKDLKAKQREELLSALQARFEKNMNRHPGLEWAKVQARLEANPERLWSLHEMERTGGEPDVVGYDKNTGEYIFYDCSAESPKGRRSVCYDREALESRKEHKPKDSAMGMAAAMGIELLTEEQYRELQQLGEFDTKTSSWVQTPSDIRKLGGALFCDRRYGHVFVYHNGAESYYAARGFRGSLRV